Sequence from the Polyangiaceae bacterium genome:
ACCAGCACCACCTGCTTGACCTCTGGGTGTCCGTCCAAGATGCGCTTGCTGTTCTTGGCGTTGTCCCGCGTCGAGTGCGCATCAGGATCGAAGAGGATGCGATCCCGTGGCACGCCGAGCTCTACCAAGAGGTCCGCCATGCCATCCACGTACTCCTGATGGATCCCCGTCACGACCACCCAGCGAAAGCCGTGTTCGCGATAGGCGCGCGCCGCTCCGATCAGCCGTCCCTGGGTCACGCCATCCAGCGTCTCCGCGTCAGGCACCCAGGAGTACACGTTGCGTGAGCCGCCGGAGAGCACGACCAAGGCTCGCTCATCGGCCGGTGCGTGCAACGCCTGTCCCAAATTCACTGGTGGTGGCTGCAGACGGCGCAAGCACAGGCTCGCCATCCAAGGGCTGCTCATCAGCCACAGCGACGCCACACCGCACCACGCGGCAACCAGCGCGATACGCTGCGCCTTGGCCGACTGCTTCCAAGAAGCGCGCGTCAGCCAGGTGAGCGGGACAATTCCCAGCACCAGGCCAAGCAGCAGCGGATCGAAGAGGCGGGACAGCACCCGTGGAAGCTTACATACGGCGCGCGGCAATCAAGGCCGCGCTACGTCAGCCTAAAAGGTCGAGCTGTTGATCACCAAGTGGAGCCCAATCGCCACGGCGTACCCAAGCGCGATCACCGGCGTCCACTTGAGGTGTGCGGAGAACGTATAGGCGCCGCGGCTCTGACCCATCAGAGCGACGCCCGCAGCGGAGCCGACGCTCAGCAAGCTGCCGCCGATGCCGGCGGTGAGCGTGACCAAGAGCCACTGCCCGATGCTCATCTCCGGATGCATGGAGAGCACCGCAAACATCACAGGGATGTTGTCGATCACGGAGCTCAAGACGCCAACTCCCACGTTCGCCTTGGTGGCGCCGAGGCTGTGGTACATGAACCCGCTCATCACGTCGAGGTAGCCCATCAGGCTCAGGGCCCCGACGCACATCACGACGCCATAGAAGAAAATCAGCGTGTCCCACTCGGAGCGCGCGAGGTGACCGTAGACGTCGAAGGGCATGAAGGAGCCCATCTCCTGGTTGGCCTTCACCTCGTCTTCGCTCATCTGGTACTTGTTCGCGATGTACTCGGTCTTGTAGCTCCGCTTCAGGTAGTGCCCAAAGAAGCCGAGGTACGCCATGCCTGCGAGCATGCCCATCACGGGAGGCAGGTGGAATGCCGAGTGGAAAACCACCGCGGTGATGATGGTGAGGATGAACAGTCCGACGATGCGCAGCGCACCGCGCTTCATCATCACGTCTTCACCCGTGGCCTCAGGCACGCGGTTTGGCACGGTGAAGCTCATGATCGCCGCGGGCAGCACCCAGCTGACGAGGGACGGCGGGAACAGGCGGAAGAAGTCGTAGATATGTACAACGCCCTTCTGCCAGACCATCAACGTCGTGATGTCGCCGAACGGGCTGAACGCGCCACCCGCGTTGGCCGCGACGACGATGTTCGTGCAGGCGGTCGCCACGAAGCGCCTGTCGTCGCCCGCAACCGCGAGCACCACCGCACACATCAAGAGGGCGGTGGTCAGGTTGTCCGCGATGGGCGAAATACAAAACGACAGCGCGCCTGTGAGCCAGAAGCCTTTCCGCAGGGTAAATTTGCGACGAGACATCCAGGAGCGCAACGCGTCGAACACCCGCCGCTCTTCCATCGCGTTGACGTAGGTCATCGCGACCATCAGAAAGAGCATCAGCTCGGCGTATTCGAGCAGGTTGTGTCGCGCGGCTTCTTCAACGACCTCTGGCTTGCCGTGGCCGTGGTAAGCGATCGCCGTCAGCACCCACATGATCGCCGCAGCAGCGAGCACTGGCTTGCTCTTCAAGAGGTGCGTGCGCTCCTCGAAGACGACGAGGAGGTAGCCGATGACGAACACCGCCAGGCCCACGTAGCCCGCCCAGTGGGTGGTGAGGTTCAGACGATCCGCGGCGTCCACCGACGCCAGAAGTAAGCCAGACATAGAGAGCGCCAACACAACGGGCCGCTCTAGGCGCGGCCAAGCGCGGCGGGCGTATCACATCGCGAGGCGCTTGGGAGGGCCGCGATGGATGCGAGCCGTGGGAGGTTTGCGGGGGTGAGGATGATTTGGTACGCACCGCTGCTTACTGAGAGCGCGGGGGCGCGCTCACGAGGGACCGACATGAAGCGATTTGCAGCAGTATTCTCAGCGGTTTGTGGCCTTGCTCTGGTTCAAGGTTGTAGCTCGGACGACGACAACGGCGGGAGCGGTGGTAACGCCGGCAGCGCCGGGACCGCTGGCACTGGCGCTCAAGGTGGAACTGGGGCGCAAGGCGGCACGGGCGCTCAGGGCGGAACCGGAGCGCAGGGCGGTACGGGAGCGCAGGGTGGAACCGGAGCCCAGGGCGGCACGGGAGCGCAGGGCGGAAGCGCGGGCGTCGGCGGCAGCGCGGGCGCGAGTGGTAGCGCAGGGACCGGCGGCAGCGCGGGCGCGAGCGGAAGCGCGGGTGCTGGCGGAACTGCGGGTGGAACCGCGGGGAGCGCTGGGACCTCGGGCGGAACGGCGGGCGCTGGCGGCGCCGGCGGCACCTCCGGAGGCACGGGTGGAACTGGGGGCGCGACGATCATCCCGGGGGAGACGTGCACGGACGCGCCGGATCTCACTGCTGGTGGCACCGTGATGGGCGACACGACGAGTGCGCTCCAGAATAGCATCAACCCTGGCGGTCGCCCCAACTGCCCGATTGGTCTCACCAGCGGGAAAGAGCATGTCTTCAGGCTCAGCCCGAGCGTGCTTACTCAGTACCTCGCAGTCGTCACCCCCGGAGTCACATCTCAGTATGACCCGTCGCTTTACGTGCTCAAAGGATGCTCTGATATGGACGGGTGCATTGCTGGCACTGTGCTCAACGGTGCCGGCGAAGCCGAGACACTCGACTTCATCGTTGGCGGAGGCGAGACAGCGTATCTCATCGTGGATGGCGAATCGACAAGCGCTCCTTTCGTTTCCGAGGGGAGCTATACCTTGACCGTGTCAATCCAATAGCTAACGCCCCAGCTTGAGAACATAGAATCGTTCGGGTCCCGTCTGAACTTGCCCCGCCCCGAGGTCGATCACCGGAACCGTTGTTGTCCCAGTCAACACGCTTTCGCCATCCGCGGTTGCCGAGACTCCCAGCACGAATCCGCGCGGACCTCCCACCGCGCGATGCCAGAGAAGCTGACCGGCACTGCCAAGGCGCTCAAGGACGCCAACATCAGGGCCAATTGACTCTCCACCAATATCCGCAGTGCTCGTTGTGAGAGTCCCGACGATCGCACCACCCGTAGAATCAACGCTGAGCTTGGTGGGTAGACGACCAGGAAGGGCGACTAGCCACTGTACCGCTGGGTTCAACTGAGGAATGAGGCGAACCACAAAGCCAGTCGGCTCCGTGGTGGGTGGGAGCGGTCGGTTGGCTATGACCACTGTCCCCGTATAGTATCCGCCGATTGCGATGACTCCTGCCGAGTCGACCGAAATGTCCTCCACTTGCACCACCGCGCCCGCTCCTCCGAAAAGGGTGGAGGCCACGTACTGCCCGTCTGGGTCTAACTTGACGAAGTATCCATCACGGAACTGCGGGGTCCGATTGCCCGCCCCGAAATCGATCACGTCCTGAGCCGTGCCGACAACAATCACGTTCCCCAAGGCATCTACAACGACGCCTCTCGCAAAGTCCTCATGCGGACCCGAGAAGTTTCGAGCCCACAAAGCGTTGCCATCGGGAGCGAACTTGACGACGAACGGGTCGTACGCATCGGATACAATAAGTGTGTCGGCCCCATAGGTCGTCGTTGCGTTTAGTCGACCACAGACAACGATGTTGCCGGAAGGGTCCGCTGCGAGAGCGACGTATTGGGGACCGGTACTTAGCTGGAATGAATTTGATACGATGCCGGAGGAGTCGATGCTTGCAACGAAGTAGCCAGTGGCGAGCTGGCCGGCCCCAAGGTTCACAGGAGCTCCTACATACCCGAGGATGTATGTTGTCCCATTCGGTGCAACCGAGATATCAATGATGGTGTCATCCTCGGAAGAAGCGATCGGCGTCACCCAATCAACGTCCCCGGAGGGTTGGATCGAGGCAACAAACGCATCTTCCTTGGCACTGGTAGGTACTAGAAACGGGCCCGACGCGATTTCGCCCTCGTACACTGCCGCCACAACCACCCCACCATCTCCGCGAGCGGACTGGACTGGCTTGGTTCCACCACTCGCCAGCCCCCAAATCCCGCACTCGAACCCATCACAGTTTTCGTCCTTGTCGGGAACGGAGCAGTCTTCAACTGACGGGAGCACCTCATTCGTGCACGCGCCCCACGTACCGTCGTTTCCGCACTTTTGAGTTCCTTCAACACAGATCCCCTTGTTGAGGGTTGCTGGTTCCCCGGTGTAGCAACTCTGGGTAGCCATCGGGGCGCACTCGGGACTGCCTCCCGCCCCGCCGCTGGTTCCGCCCGCGGAACTCCCGCCGCCACCCGCGCCCGCACCTCCGACAGACGAACCTCCCACGCCACCGGAGTTCCCGCCAAGTCCGCCCGCCGCACCGACGCCAGAAGTTCCACCCGTGCCATCTGCAGCTTTGAACTCGTCGAGGCCAATGAGGCTGGAGCAGGCAGTACCCAAAAGACTAGCAACACCCAGTGCCAGTGCCGTGCGACCTTGAAGCATCAGACCTGTCTACCTCGCGCGGGGCGGACGCAAGAGCGCTTCGTGCTGCCGTACGGTCGGGTGGCGGGTCACTTCACTTTGAAGCTGCCATTGAGCTTCAAATCTCGTGAACTGAAGCCGACGTCGACTTGATAGTCCAAGTCTTCCAGTACCCAGCCTGCGCTCGCTGTGTCCCAGTAGCGCAGGCTTTCTTTCGGGAACTGCAGCTCCACTTGCACTGACTGCCCCGCAGGGACTTCCACGCGCTGGAAGGCTTTCAGCTCACGCTGGGCGCGCTCCACGGCTGAACCTGGGTACCCGACGTACGCCTGGATCACCTGTGCGGCGTCCACGCTGCCGGTGTTCTTCAAGCTGACGGTCAGCGCGACCGCACCCGGGTTGGTCGATACCTGGAGGTCGCTCAGCTCGAAGCTCGAGTAGCTCAGGCCGTATCCGAACGGATATTGCACCTCGAGTCCGTCGTGATCCAGCTGACGGTAGCCGTGGAAGTAGCCGTAGTCGACGCTGAGGGCCTGGTTATCGAAGGGCACCAGGTCTTGCTCCTTGAGGGGAACACTCAGGGGCAGCTTGCCGCTCGGGCTGAAGTCGCCCCACAGCATTTCCGCCAGGGCGGTGCCGCCGTTCATGCCGCCGTACCAGGCCATGACGAGCCCATCGACTTGGGCAACCCACGGCGCGACCGTGATCGCGGAGCCGCCTTCCAGGACCACGATGGTGGTCTCTACCAGCTCACTCACGCGGGTGATCAACGCCTGGTGCTCCGCGGACAGCCCTAGTGTCTCGCGATCGCCACCGGGGCGCCCGGGGATCGACTCCCCTTCGTCTTCCTTGGTGAGGCCCACGACCACGATCGCGATCTTTGGCGCGCCAAGCGCCGTTTCGTCCTCCGTGGTGAGCACATCGTGATCGATGTGGAGCGGCGCGCCTTCGAGCCGCGCGGAAATACCTGCGAGGGGCGTCACGACATCCAAGGGGTCGTTGTTGCTGCTCCCGGCGTCCCCGAGGTTGATGGCGTCGCTCAAGCTGCCGATCACAGCGACCTCTCCGGGAGTGGGGTTCTTGAGCGGTAGCGCGGCGTTCTTGTTCTCGAGCAGCACCAGGCTCTGGCGGGCGACCTGCAGCGCGAGCGCGCGGTGCTCTGGGCTGGCGACGACGCTCTCTGGGACTTGCTTCGGCTGATCGAGCTTGAACGTCAGCTTGGTGCGCAAGATGCGGCGCACGGCTTCATCCACCAGCTTGGCGTCGAGGCTTCCGTCGTTGACGCCATCGATCAGTTGCTTGCCATAGATGTTGTCCTTGGGCATCTCGATGTCGAGACCGGCTTGCAAGGAGGGCGCCGTGTAGTGAGTGCCGAACACCCAGTCGCTCTCCACGAAGTATTTATAGCCCCAGTCGTCGCGTAAGATTTCGGTGAGCAGGTGGCGATTTTCCGCGCAGTATTCCTGATTGAGCTTGTTGTAGGCGCTCATCACGCTGCCGACGTTGGCTTCCTTCACCGCGGCTTCGAAGTGCGGGAGGTAGATCTCTCGTAGCGTGCGCTCGCCCATATTCGCGGACACTTCGAAGCGCGACTCCTCGATGCTGTTGGCTGCGAAGTGCTTGGCGCTCGCTAACACGTGCTGCTGCACGCCCTGGATGAAGGCGACCCCCATGCGGCCGAGGTGGTGCACGTCTTCGCCGTAGGTCTCTTGAGCGCGACCCCAGGCAGGGTGACGCAAGATGTTGATTGTCGGTGCGAGCAGCACGTTGGCGCCGCGAGCGGCGGTCTCCGCGCCCATGGCTTCACCCACCCGGTACTCAAGCTCGATGTCCCAAGTCGCGCCCCGCGCCATGCCAACGGGGAACGTCGTGGTTTGCCCCACCGCGACGCCGCGCGGACCATCTACCATGCGGAAACCAGGGATCCCCAGGCGCTCGTTGTCCGCCGTCGGATACACCTTGTCGGCGGCGAAGAGCACCGTGCCGTGCATCTGCGCGACCTTCTCTTCAAGGCTCATCTGACCGAGCCAGTCGTTGACTCGAGACTCGATGGCGGGATCTAGCCCCGTGTCGTCCGGCTGCTTCACGACTTCTGCATCCTCTCCACAGCTGGCGAGCAAGACAGCGCCCAGGAAGCCTCCAATCAGCGACCTCGAAACGCGCCTCACCCCCAAACCCACTGCGTGCGTATCCCAGCGCCCCATACGCCTGAGCGTAAAGGAACACTTGAGTGACGGCTGAGCTAACTGCGCCAAGCGCAACTTGGTGTATGCGGAAGGGATGGACGACCGGGAGCGCTGGAACCAACGGTATGCCGACGGCAGCCACACCGGCGGCACGCCCCACAGCTGGGCGCTGGAGTGCGCGGATGCCTTGCCCAAGCGCGGGCGCGCGCTCGATCTGGCTGGGGGAGCGGGCGCTCTGGCGCTGTGGCTAGCGACGCGCGGACTCAGCGTCACGCTGGCGGACGTCTCCGATCGCGGGCTCGAGCTCGCCAGTCAGCGAGCGGCCGAGGCGGAGGTGAGTTTGCGCTGCGAACGCATCGACCTGACGGACCCGGTGGAGCGGGAGCGCCTAGGGAGCGGTTGGGACCTGGTCACGTGCACGAACTACTTTCAGGCCGAGCTGTTCCCGTGGATCGCCGAGGTGCTAGCGCCCCAGGGCTTGTGCTTGTTTGCCCAACCGACGCTGAAAAATCTCGAACGCCATGCCCGGCCGAGTGCGCGTTTCCTTGTCGATCCACTGAGCCTCGATGCGTGGCTCGGTGGCCTGCAGGTCCTGGAACGTTACGAGGGCTGGACAGCAAGCGGGACCCACGAGCTGCGTTTGCTCGCCCGCAGGTCGCACTGACCGACCAATCAGCGACTTCCCAACGGATCGCTCGCTGAGTAGAGGCAAGCGATGCAGAACCGCTGGTTCCACCCGCCCCACCTCCATAGCCCGGCCCCCGGGC
This genomic interval carries:
- a CDS encoding methyltransferase domain-containing protein; translation: MDDRERWNQRYADGSHTGGTPHSWALECADALPKRGRALDLAGGAGALALWLATRGLSVTLADVSDRGLELASQRAAEAEVSLRCERIDLTDPVERERLGSGWDLVTCTNYFQAELFPWIAEVLAPQGLCLFAQPTLKNLERHARPSARFLVDPLSLDAWLGGLQVLERYEGWTASGTHELRLLARRSH
- a CDS encoding YdcF family protein produces the protein MLSRLFDPLLLGLVLGIVPLTWLTRASWKQSAKAQRIALVAAWCGVASLWLMSSPWMASLCLRRLQPPPVNLGQALHAPADERALVVLSGGSRNVYSWVPDAETLDGVTQGRLIGAARAYREHGFRWVVVTGIHQEYVDGMADLLVELGVPRDRILFDPDAHSTRDNAKNSKRILDGHPEVKQVVLVTSATHMKRAEAYFREEGLQVTPFPVAYESALSWKVLPSSDALWRMDLVIHEALGLLRT
- a CDS encoding glycoside hydrolase family 3 C-terminal domain-containing protein, with the translated sequence MGRWDTHAVGLGVRRVSRSLIGGFLGAVLLASCGEDAEVVKQPDDTGLDPAIESRVNDWLGQMSLEEKVAQMHGTVLFAADKVYPTADNERLGIPGFRMVDGPRGVAVGQTTTFPVGMARGATWDIELEYRVGEAMGAETAARGANVLLAPTINILRHPAWGRAQETYGEDVHHLGRMGVAFIQGVQQHVLASAKHFAANSIEESRFEVSANMGERTLREIYLPHFEAAVKEANVGSVMSAYNKLNQEYCAENRHLLTEILRDDWGYKYFVESDWVFGTHYTAPSLQAGLDIEMPKDNIYGKQLIDGVNDGSLDAKLVDEAVRRILRTKLTFKLDQPKQVPESVVASPEHRALALQVARQSLVLLENKNAALPLKNPTPGEVAVIGSLSDAINLGDAGSSNNDPLDVVTPLAGISARLEGAPLHIDHDVLTTEDETALGAPKIAIVVVGLTKEDEGESIPGRPGGDRETLGLSAEHQALITRVSELVETTIVVLEGGSAITVAPWVAQVDGLVMAWYGGMNGGTALAEMLWGDFSPSGKLPLSVPLKEQDLVPFDNQALSVDYGYFHGYRQLDHDGLEVQYPFGYGLSYSSFELSDLQVSTNPGAVALTVSLKNTGSVDAAQVIQAYVGYPGSAVERAQRELKAFQRVEVPAGQSVQVELQFPKESLRYWDTASAGWVLEDLDYQVDVGFSSRDLKLNGSFKVK
- the nhaD gene encoding sodium:proton antiporter NhaD; this encodes MSGLLLASVDAADRLNLTTHWAGYVGLAVFVIGYLLVVFEERTHLLKSKPVLAAAAIMWVLTAIAYHGHGKPEVVEEAARHNLLEYAELMLFLMVAMTYVNAMEERRVFDALRSWMSRRKFTLRKGFWLTGALSFCISPIADNLTTALLMCAVVLAVAGDDRRFVATACTNIVVAANAGGAFSPFGDITTLMVWQKGVVHIYDFFRLFPPSLVSWVLPAAIMSFTVPNRVPEATGEDVMMKRGALRIVGLFILTIITAVVFHSAFHLPPVMGMLAGMAYLGFFGHYLKRSYKTEYIANKYQMSEDEVKANQEMGSFMPFDVYGHLARSEWDTLIFFYGVVMCVGALSLMGYLDVMSGFMYHSLGATKANVGVGVLSSVIDNIPVMFAVLSMHPEMSIGQWLLVTLTAGIGGSLLSVGSAAGVALMGQSRGAYTFSAHLKWTPVIALGYAVAIGLHLVINSSTF